One Corynebacterium aurimucosum genomic window, TCCCTATGTTTTTGTCAAGTGCCAGACCGATGTTGACGAGCACAGTCTTGGGAGTAGTTTCTTAGGCGTGCCTAGGAGCCGGCCAGCGTGTGCTGGTCGGCTTCGTCTTTGGGGCTTTATGCGGCGACGGGGCGTGGCGGGATTTCGCGGAAGAACTCCTTGTTTTTCAGCATCGCGTAGATGACATTGCATCGGCGTCGTGCCAGGCAGATGACTGCTGCGTTGTGGCGTTTTCCTTCAGCGCGTTTGCGTTCGTAATACCGCCGTGACGGTTCGTGGCTGCGGATAACTGCGAATGCGGAGTAGAACAAGGCGTTTTTCAGTCGTTTATTGCCTGACCGTGCCGGGAATTCACCTCTGATCGACGAACCGGATCGTCTAGTCACGGGTGCTATTCCAGCATAAGCAGCTAAGTGGCCAGCACTAGCGAAGTCGGAGCCATCACCGATCTGGGGTTGCCCGCAAATCGTGGACACGTAGTGGAGCTACCTAGTGGTTAGGCAGCTATTTCTTTTCTGCTGTTGATTGCGCCGGTGTGGTTCTCGAAGTCGACGGGGCTGACCATTCCGAGTGCAGAGTGCCGGCGCCGACGGTTGTAGACGACTTCAATCCAGTAGGCAACGGCCTTGCGTGCAGCATCACGGGTAGGCCATCGCTTACGGTCGTAGAATTCAGTCTTTAGCGTCGACCAGAACGACTCAGCCATCGCGTTATCGAAGCACACACCAGTACGCCCCACAGACTGAGCAATGCCCAGTCTGCTGCAGACCTCCCAGAGCTTCTCACTGGTAAATTGCGTTCCGCGGTCAGCGTGAAACACCAGCCCATCAGGAACATCACCGCGCAGTGTATGCGCCATCCGCAGGGCCCGTTCGACCAGGTGTGTGTCTTGCACGCTATCCATAGCCCAGCCCAGCACTCTGCGGGAATGACCATCGCGGACCGCGCACAAGTACAACCAGCCCTCACCGGTGCGAAGGTAGGTAATATCTGACATCCACACTCGGTTGAGCTCACCAGTATCAAACATGCGCTTGACCAGGTCAGGAAGACTCGACTTACGCTTGGCTTGGATTGTAGTCACCGGGACAAAGGCACGCGGTGAAATCCCTTCAATGCCCATCATGCGCATCCGCTTCGCCACAGTCTTACGGTTAAGCGAAATGTGGTAGCGCTCGGCAAGCTCTGCGGTGATCCGCGGAGCACCATAAACCTCATCGGAGTCTTTCCAAATCTGATGAATCTTACGGTCAACATCATCGTAAAATGCTGCCCGATCATCCTTTCCGGATAGTCGTTTCTGCTGCACATGGGCCCATTTGTAGTATCCAGACCGAGATACTTTTAATAGTCGTGCCATGCGCTTGATGCTGTAGTTCGCCTTCTCCTGCTGCATTAGTTCGAACTTTTCTGCTCGCGTTGCCTCAAAGCGAAGAAGGCTGTCGCTTTTGACAAAAACTCGTTATCCATCTTGGCTTCCGCCAACTCACGGCGCAGACGAGCATTCTCAGCACGAAGATCAGCCTCACTCATCCCATCCGAGGCTCCTCGGCGTTCACGCTCGAGTTTGACCCACCGGCCTAAAAGCCCGGCGGAAACACCGATTTCCTTAGCCACATGGGCAATTGGGCGCTCTGACTCGATTACCAGGTTCGCGGCCTCACGCCGGTACTCCGGCGTGTACTTCTTGCGCTGTTGACTCACAATGAACATCCTCTCTTACGGACACAAGATCCGTACAAATAGGGTGTCCACTAAACGAGGGTAACCTCAGATCGCAAGAAGGATCTGCGCTGCGGTCTTGATGCCGACTCCGGGCATACTCATCAAGACCTCACAAAGAGGGAAATCAGCGAGCATCTCTTCAACCTGCTCAGCAATGGTGTTTCGTTGCTCTTTGAGGGCCTGGATGTTTGCAGCCAGTTGAGGAATTACTAACTCGGCGGCATCGCTTCCAGGCACGGTGACTGTTTGAGCTTTCAGCGCTGTAAAAATGTCGTCTACCAGCGGGGTGGGGTCTTTACGTGTGCGCTTGATCATCCAGTTCAACACTCGTTGGTATCCGGCTCTTTTTAGCCCCTGCGGTCCCTTGTAATGGATCAATAATTCCAGGATCGGCGTGCGAGTCAGGGTGCTACCAGCAAAAACTCGTTCCAGGCTGGGGTAGATCTGGGTGAGGACACTGCGAAGCCGATTGACAGTGCGAGTGCAATCGCGGGCGATGTCATCATCGAAGCCGGACAGCATCTTTAGGGCGGAGAGTACCTCATCATTGCGGTCGACGGCACGTAGCGTGTGGGGCATTGTGCGGGCGGTGTCGGCGATGATGAATGCGTCGCGTTTGTCTGTTTTGCACGTCCCGGATAGAGATCTGCAGCTTTGCGCATCGCAAGACCTGGCAGGTATCCGACTTCGCAACCGCAGTCCCGGGCTACAGCAATCGGTAGTGCGCCGATGGTGTTGGGTTGGTCGACGATCACGAGCACGGTGCCA contains:
- a CDS encoding IS3 family transposase (programmed frameshift), which produces MFIVSQQRKKYTPEYRREAANLVIESERPIAHVAKEIGVSAGLLGRWVKLERERRGASDGMSEADLRAENARLRRELAEAKMDNEFLFKSDSLLRFEATRAEKFELMQQEKANYSIKRMARLLKVSRSGYYKWAHVQQKRLSGKDDRAAFYDDVDRKIHQIWKDSDEVYGAPRITAELAERYHISLNRKTVAKRMRMMGIEGISPRAFVPVTTIQAKRKSSLPDLVKRMFDTGELNRVWMSDITYLRTGEGWLYLCAVRDGHSRRVLGWAMDSVQDTHLVERALRMAHTLRGDVPDGLVFHADRGTQFTSEKLWEVCSRLGIAQSVGRTGVCFDNAMAESFWSTLKTEFYDRKRWPTRDAARKAVAYWIEVVYNRRRRHSALGMVSPVDFENHTGAINSRKEIAA